A region from the Aegilops tauschii subsp. strangulata cultivar AL8/78 chromosome 5, Aet v6.0, whole genome shotgun sequence genome encodes:
- the LOC141023153 gene encoding uncharacterized protein encodes MEVRPRRRPRRSPPPPPHGALPVFDIDVDDRISALHDDLLLLVLMRLRCTRTAARTDVLSRRWRGLWARLPDLTFRYVPPGGIETALSRVALPAVSLLDIRFPDFPSTEWGKADDVRAKSLLRAATRLSPEEVVFTLAWSSAVKPGRPVEIAMPCFRRTKSIELDTNFLRLKPPPAGQLPMLERLSLSGHIVDLGTMLSRCPRLRMLSVTFRGTDPDSLEAALTSLEAATGLGLTVSLLHIRYITTDFRYSVGAARFASLLGAMARVSPQELVLTDGYHKCYDIDLPCFRRTTAIEMSLYTVRFTELPAEQFPALERVSLEGCTVPDLATLVARCPRLCVLKATIDDHTDNVTVHSTSL; translated from the coding sequence ATGGAAGTGCGACCGAGACGTCGCCCCaggcgctcgccgccgccgccgccgcatggAGCACTCCCGGTGTTTGATATTGACGTCGATGACCGCATCAGCGCCCTCCACGACGACCTGCTCCTTCTGGTACTCATGCGCCTGCGCTGCACCCGCACGGCCGCGCGAACCGACGTCCTCTCGCGCCGGTGGCGTGGCCTCTGGGCCCGCCTCCCCGATCTCACCTTCCGCTACGTCCCGCCCGGAGGGATCGAAACGGCGCTCTCCCGTGTCGCTCTCCCCGCCGTGTCTCTTCTCGACATCCGTTTCCCGGATTTTCCGTCAACGGAGTGGGGCAAGGCCGACGACGTCCGCGCCAAGTCGCTGCTGCGCGCCGCCACGCGGCTCTCGCCGGAGGAGGTTGTCTTCACCCTCGCGTGGTCTAGTGCGGTAAAACCAGGTCGTCCCGTTGAAATCGCCATGCCGTGCTTCAGGCGGACCAAATCGATTGAACTGGACACGAATTTCCTCCGCCTGAAACCGCCGCCGGCCGGCCAGCTTCCCATGCTCGAGAGGTTGTCTCTCTCTGGCCACATTGTCGACCTTGGCACCATGCTCAGCCGCTGCCCACGGCTACGTATGCTCAGCGTCACCTTCCGTGGCACAGATCCTGACTCGCTCGAAGCGGCGCTCACGTCTCTTGAAGCCGCTACGGGGCTCGGCCTTACGGTGTCCCTGCTCCACATCCGCTACATTACTACTGATTTCAGGTACAGTGTTGGGGCTGCTCGCTTCGCCTCCCTTCTCGGTGCCATGGCCAGGGTGTCCCCCCAGGAGCTCGTCCTCACCGACGGTTACCACAAATGTTACGACATTGACCTGCCTTGCTTCCGGCGCACTACGGCAATCGAGATGAGCTTGTACACCGTCCGCTTCACAGAGCTACCGGCGGAGCAATTCCCTGCGCTCGAGAGAGTATCCCTCGAGGGTTGCACCGTCCCCGACCTTGCCACATTGGTCGCCCGCTGCCCCCGCCTGTGCGTTCTCAAGGCCACCATAGATGATCATACAGACAACGTCACAGTCCACTCGACGTCGCTATAG
- the LOC123494123 gene encoding protein FAR1-RELATED SEQUENCE 5-like translates to MADVSHESMMEYYHIANKMFNSEDECYTFYNKYGLEKGFSVRRSYVEWDGSNCHVILRKFVCSREGVREEKHMKRKMEDRKRRPRSITRVGCKAKLVIARQEETCQWFVKDFIDEHNHPLAPWDLSCLLRSHRRISDEQKADIADMEKSGIRKHHIMDIMNMQYGGYDEVGCIMRDIYNFCHANKQETISSGDAQMMINHMVAREEQDLDFFFRYLVDEAGHLKGLFWCDSQSRLDYEALGDVIVFDSTYRTNKYNLPFVPFVGLNHHRSTVIFACGIISHETSQAYEWMLRTFSDAMGQKHPISVITDGDLAMQRAIRVVWPDSNHRLCIWHIQQNIVRHLHDDAVK, encoded by the coding sequence ATGGCGGACGTAAGTCACGAGTCAATGATGGAGTACTATCATATTGCCAACAAGATGTTTAATAGTGAGGATGAATGTTATACATTCTATAACAAATATGGTCTTGAGAAAGGTTTTAGTGTCCGGAGAAGCTATGTCGAGTGGGATGGATCCAACTGCCATGTAATTTTAAGGAAATTTGTGTGTAGTCGTGAAGGGGTTCGTGAAGAGAAGCACATGAAGAGGAAGATGGAAGATAGAAAGAGGAGGCCACGGAGTATAACTCGTGTAGGGTGTAAAGCTAAATTGGTGATTGCAAGACAGGAGGAAACATGTCAGTGGTTTGTCAAGGATTTCATCGATGAACACAACCATCCTCTAGCCCCATGGGATCTGTCGTGTCTTTTGCGTTCACACAGAAGAATTAGCGATGAGCAGAAAGCGGACATTGCAGACATGGAAAAATCTGGGATCAGAAAACACCATATTATGGATAttatgaacatgcaatacggtGGATATGATGAGGTTGGATGCATTATGAGGGACATTTACAATTTCTGCCATGCTAACAAGCAGGAAACAATTTCTTCCGGGGATGCTCAAATGATGATCAATCACATGGTGGCGAGGGAAGAGCAAGATTTAGATTTTTTCTTCAGGTACTTGGTTGATGAAGCTGGCCATCTGAAGGGACTGTTCTGGTGTGATAGTCAATCCCGACTTGACTACGAGGCTTTGGGAGACGTTATTGTTTTTGATAGCACATACAGAACCAATAAGTACAATCTGCCATTTGTGCCGTTTGTCGGGTTGAATCACCACCGCAGCACCGTTATTTTTGCATGTGGTATCATTTCACATGAAACAAGCCAGGCATACGAGTGGATGTTACGGACCTTTTCTGATGCTATGGGACAGAAGCATCCTATATCTGTGATCACGGATGGGGACCTTGCAATGCAGAGAGCAATCAGGGTGGTGTGGCCTGACTCAAACCATAGGCTCTGTATATGGCACATTCAGCAGAACATTGTACGCCATCTGCATGATGACGCGGTAAAGTAG